One genomic region from Quercus robur chromosome 4, dhQueRobu3.1, whole genome shotgun sequence encodes:
- the LOC126723604 gene encoding probable LRR receptor-like serine/threonine-protein kinase At3g47570 isoform X2: MGLYQWSSSPPSSSFFMHAFILLWWCGLLVTSVVGGNNETDRLALLEFKAKITDDPLQVLSSWNDSIHFCQWRGVTCGRRHQRVIQLDLQSSKLVGFISPHVGNLSFLKNLSLPNNSFHNEIPSEIDRLRRLQTLYLDNNTLSGKIPRNLSHCTNLKFISFGRNLLDGEIPATLGTLSKLQFINFQVNNLTGSIPPSFDNLSSLEKFGTTSNDLGGSIPHSFGQLTKLTIFYVGLNRLSGRIPPSIFNLSSLQMFDVGVNQIQGHLPSDIGITLQNIEFFSIAGNQFTGPIPISISNASNLRILQFPKNKLRGGVPSLEKLYRVSVFTISSNELGNGGANDLSFLCSLKNSTYLTFLGINVNNFGGELPKCIVNFSITVTQLHLDNNNISGNIPLGIGNLINLEDLEMWNNKLSGNIPSEIGKLRKLQILDLSQNSFFGNIPSSLGNLTLLISLHLEDNNLQGSIPLSLGKCQNMNDLNLANNNLSGTISYQVFSLLFSLIFLDLSDNKFTGVLPIEVGNFINLQEFHINENMLFGKIPASIGSCVKLEILSMGSNFFQGVIPSSLESLRGLEVLDLSKNNFSSNIPKFLESFIFLQLLNLSYNDFDGEVPTNGVFKNTSATVIEGNGKLCGGMPKFHLPVCKYNKSKKRKLTPSLKLIISILSGLLGVTLVMLFLLLHTLKRKRRESILSNSGNLLLNVSYHSLLKATDAFSTTNLIGVGSFGSVYRGILDHDRRKVAVKVLNLLQHGASKSFIAECEALRNIRHRNLVKVLTACSGVDYQGHDFKALVYEFMTNGNLDGWLHPVSRRNEVPEEQTHLNFLQRLNIAIDVANALEYLHHRCHSPIVHCDLKPSNVLLDDEMTGHVGDFGLARFLHEATQECFANQSSSIGLKGTVGYAPPEYGMGNEVSTFGDIYSYGILLLEMFTGKRPTDNIFKDDLNLHDFVRGALPERVINIVDPIILLEREDMETRTNDTHNQNRIGCPKILECLILIFGIGVSCSMESPRERMNISDVVAQLHLIRDKLLRTRRRRERLQFTGTEG; the protein is encoded by the exons ATGGGGCTTTACCAGTGGAGTTCATCTCCACCgtcctcttcttttttcatgCATGCTTTTATCCTTCTCTGGTGGTGTGGCTTGTTAGTCACCTCTGTTGTTGGCGGGAATAATGAGACGGACCGGTTGGCATTGCTTGAGTTCAAAGCCAAGATCACTGAtgatcctctccaggttttgAGCTCTTGGAATGATAGCATCCACTTTTGTCAATGGCGAGGGGTTACTTGTGGTCGTCGACATCAAAGGGTCATTCAGTTGGACCTGCAATCTTCGAAACTGGTAGGCTTTATATCACCACATGTTggtaatttaagttttttgaagaatttaTCACTCCCAAACAATAGCTTTCATAATGAAATTCCTTCAGAAATTGACCGTTTACGCAGATTGCAAACCCTATATTTGGACAACAACACACTTAGTGGCAAAATTCCAAGAAATTTATCCCATTGTACCAATCTCAAATTCATTAGTTTCGGTCGCAACCTTTTGGATGgggaaatccctgcaactcttGGCACTTTGTCAAAACTCCAATTCATTAATTTTCAAGTGAATAATTTGACAGGAAGTATCCCACCTTCTTTCGACAACTTATCCTCTCTAGAAAAGTTTGGTACAACTTCTAATGACTTGGGTGGGAGTATCCCTCATTCTTTTGGCCAATTGACGAAACTTACAATTTTTTATGTCGGTCTAAATAGGTTGTCTGGAAGAATTCCTCCCTCAATCTTCAATTTGTCTTCATTACAAATGTTTGATGTAGGAGTCAACCAAATCCAAGGGCACCTTCCATCGGACATAGGTATCACCCTACAAAATATCGAATTTTTTAGCATTGCTGGCAATCAATTTACTGGACCTATCCCTATTTCAATATCTAATGCCTCAAATCTACGGATACTTcaatttcccaaaaataaacTAAGAGGAGGAGTTCCTTCTTTGGAGAAGTTATATAGAGTTTCAGTTTTTACCATATCTTCTAACGAGCTTGGAAATGGAGGGGCAAATGACTTGAGTTTTCTCTGTTCTTTGAAAAATTCTACATATCTAACCTTTTTAGGGATAAACGTGAATAACTTTGGGGGAGAGTTGCCCAAGTGCATTGTCAATTTCTCAATTACTGTCACCCAATTGCATTTAGATAATAATAACATATCTGGGAACATTCCTCTTGGGATAGGAAATCTGATCAATTTGGAGGATCTAGAGATGTGGAACAATAAATTATCAGGAAATATTCCTTCTGAAATTGGAAAACTTCGAAAGTtacaaattttggatttatctCAAAACAGTTTCTTTGGGAACATTCCTTCCTCTCTTGGAAATTTAACTCTTTTGATAAGCTTGCATTTAGAGGATAATAATCTTCAAGGAAGCATCCCTTTGAGTCTGGGCAAGTGTCAAAATATGAATGATTTGAATCTTGCTAATAACAATCTCAGTGGTACCATATCATATCAAGTCTTTAGTCTCTTATTCTCACTAATTTTTCTAGACTTGTCAGACAACAAATTTACTGGTGTCCTTCCCATAGAAGTAGGAAATTTCATAAATCTACAAGAGTTTCATATTAATGAAAACATGTTGTTTGGTAAAATTCCTGCAAGTATTGGTAGTTGTGTAAAACTTGAAATTCTATCAATGGGAAGCAACTTCTTTCAAGGGGTCATTCCTTCATCTTTGGAATCATTAAGGGGTCTTGAAGTTTTAGATCTTTCTAAAAACAATTTCTCTAGcaatattccaaaatttttggagaGCTTTATCTTCTTGCAGTTATTGAATTTGTCTTATAACGATTTTGACGGTGAGGTACCAACAAATGGAGTTTTCAAGAACACAAGTGCAACTGTGATTGAGGGGAACGGTAAGCTTTGTGGAGGCATGCCTAAGTTTCATCTTCCTGTATGTAAATACAATAAATCCAAGAAGAGGAAGTTGACTCCTTCCTTGAAGCTAATAATCTCTATATTATCTGGCCTTCTTGGAGTAACTTTGGTAATGTTATTTTTACTTCTCCacactttaaaaagaaaaagaagagaaagtatTTTAAGTAATTCAGGAAATTTACTTTTGAATGTATCTTACCATAGTCTCCTAAAAGCTACAGATGCATTCTCCACCACTAATTTAATTGGTGTGGGTAGCTTTGGATCTGTATATAGAGGAATTCTTGATCATGACAGACGTAAAGTTGCTGTCAAGGTGCTCAACCTTTTGCAGCATGGAGCTTCAAAAAGTTTTATTGCTGAATGTGAGGCTTTGAGAAATATCAGACATCGGAATCTAGTGAAGGTACTCACAGCATGTTCAGGTGTTGACTATCAAGGTCATGATTTCAAAGCATTGGTATATGAGTTCATGACTAACGGCAACCTAGATGGGTGGTTGCATCcagtttcaagaagaaatgaggTTCCTGAAGAACAAacacatttgaattttcttcaaAGACTGAATATTGCTATTGATGTTGCAAATGCATTGGAATATCTTCATCATCGTTGCCATTCACCAATTGTTCATTGTGACCTCAAGCCTAGCAATGTTCTTCTTGATGATGAAATGACTGGACATGTTGGTGATTTTGGCTTAGCAAGGTTCCTCCATGAGGCCACCCAAGAGTGTTTTGCTAATCAATCAAGCTCTATCGGATTAAAAGGAACAGTTGGTTACGCTCCTCCAG AATATGGTATGGGAAATGAGGTATCAACTTTTGGTGATATCTATAGTTATGGTATATTATTATTGGAGATGTTCACAGGGAAAAGGCCCACTGATAACATTTTCAAAGACGACTTGAACCTTCATGATTTCGTTAGAGGAGCTTTGCCCGAACGAGTGATCAACATTGTGGATCCTATTATTCTTTTGGAAAGAGAAGATATGGAAACTAGGACAAATGACACTCACAATCAAAATCGAATAggatgtcccaaaattttggagtgcttgattttgatatttggaATTGGAGTTTCTTGTTCTATGGAATCTCCAAGAGAAAGGATGAACATTAGTGATGTTGTAGCTCAGTTGCATTTGATTAGAGACAAGCTCCTCAGAACAAGAAGACGCCGAGAAAGACTTCAATTTACAG GTACAGAGGGCTAG
- the LOC126723604 gene encoding probable LRR receptor-like serine/threonine-protein kinase At3g47570 isoform X1: MGLYQWSSSPPSSSFFMHAFILLWWCGLLVTSVVGGNNETDRLALLEFKAKITDDPLQVLSSWNDSIHFCQWRGVTCGRRHQRVIQLDLQSSKLVGFISPHVGNLSFLKNLSLPNNSFHNEIPSEIDRLRRLQTLYLDNNTLSGKIPRNLSHCTNLKFISFGRNLLDGEIPATLGTLSKLQFINFQVNNLTGSIPPSFDNLSSLEKFGTTSNDLGGSIPHSFGQLTKLTIFYVGLNRLSGRIPPSIFNLSSLQMFDVGVNQIQGHLPSDIGITLQNIEFFSIAGNQFTGPIPISISNASNLRILQFPKNKLRGGVPSLEKLYRVSVFTISSNELGNGGANDLSFLCSLKNSTYLTFLGINVNNFGGELPKCIVNFSITVTQLHLDNNNISGNIPLGIGNLINLEDLEMWNNKLSGNIPSEIGKLRKLQILDLSQNSFFGNIPSSLGNLTLLISLHLEDNNLQGSIPLSLGKCQNMNDLNLANNNLSGTISYQVFSLLFSLIFLDLSDNKFTGVLPIEVGNFINLQEFHINENMLFGKIPASIGSCVKLEILSMGSNFFQGVIPSSLESLRGLEVLDLSKNNFSSNIPKFLESFIFLQLLNLSYNDFDGEVPTNGVFKNTSATVIEGNGKLCGGMPKFHLPVCKYNKSKKRKLTPSLKLIISILSGLLGVTLVMLFLLLHTLKRKRRESILSNSGNLLLNVSYHSLLKATDAFSTTNLIGVGSFGSVYRGILDHDRRKVAVKVLNLLQHGASKSFIAECEALRNIRHRNLVKVLTACSGVDYQGHDFKALVYEFMTNGNLDGWLHPVSRRNEVPEEQTHLNFLQRLNIAIDVANALEYLHHRCHSPIVHCDLKPSNVLLDDEMTGHVGDFGLARFLHEATQECFANQSSSIGLKGTVGYAPPEYGMGNEVSTFGDIYSYGILLLEMFTGKRPTDNIFKDDLNLHDFVRGALPERVINIVDPIILLEREDMETRTNDTHNQNRIGCPKILECLILIFGIGVSCSMESPRERMNISDVVAQLHLIRDKLLRTRRRRERLQFTGKLFMT, from the exons ATGGGGCTTTACCAGTGGAGTTCATCTCCACCgtcctcttcttttttcatgCATGCTTTTATCCTTCTCTGGTGGTGTGGCTTGTTAGTCACCTCTGTTGTTGGCGGGAATAATGAGACGGACCGGTTGGCATTGCTTGAGTTCAAAGCCAAGATCACTGAtgatcctctccaggttttgAGCTCTTGGAATGATAGCATCCACTTTTGTCAATGGCGAGGGGTTACTTGTGGTCGTCGACATCAAAGGGTCATTCAGTTGGACCTGCAATCTTCGAAACTGGTAGGCTTTATATCACCACATGTTggtaatttaagttttttgaagaatttaTCACTCCCAAACAATAGCTTTCATAATGAAATTCCTTCAGAAATTGACCGTTTACGCAGATTGCAAACCCTATATTTGGACAACAACACACTTAGTGGCAAAATTCCAAGAAATTTATCCCATTGTACCAATCTCAAATTCATTAGTTTCGGTCGCAACCTTTTGGATGgggaaatccctgcaactcttGGCACTTTGTCAAAACTCCAATTCATTAATTTTCAAGTGAATAATTTGACAGGAAGTATCCCACCTTCTTTCGACAACTTATCCTCTCTAGAAAAGTTTGGTACAACTTCTAATGACTTGGGTGGGAGTATCCCTCATTCTTTTGGCCAATTGACGAAACTTACAATTTTTTATGTCGGTCTAAATAGGTTGTCTGGAAGAATTCCTCCCTCAATCTTCAATTTGTCTTCATTACAAATGTTTGATGTAGGAGTCAACCAAATCCAAGGGCACCTTCCATCGGACATAGGTATCACCCTACAAAATATCGAATTTTTTAGCATTGCTGGCAATCAATTTACTGGACCTATCCCTATTTCAATATCTAATGCCTCAAATCTACGGATACTTcaatttcccaaaaataaacTAAGAGGAGGAGTTCCTTCTTTGGAGAAGTTATATAGAGTTTCAGTTTTTACCATATCTTCTAACGAGCTTGGAAATGGAGGGGCAAATGACTTGAGTTTTCTCTGTTCTTTGAAAAATTCTACATATCTAACCTTTTTAGGGATAAACGTGAATAACTTTGGGGGAGAGTTGCCCAAGTGCATTGTCAATTTCTCAATTACTGTCACCCAATTGCATTTAGATAATAATAACATATCTGGGAACATTCCTCTTGGGATAGGAAATCTGATCAATTTGGAGGATCTAGAGATGTGGAACAATAAATTATCAGGAAATATTCCTTCTGAAATTGGAAAACTTCGAAAGTtacaaattttggatttatctCAAAACAGTTTCTTTGGGAACATTCCTTCCTCTCTTGGAAATTTAACTCTTTTGATAAGCTTGCATTTAGAGGATAATAATCTTCAAGGAAGCATCCCTTTGAGTCTGGGCAAGTGTCAAAATATGAATGATTTGAATCTTGCTAATAACAATCTCAGTGGTACCATATCATATCAAGTCTTTAGTCTCTTATTCTCACTAATTTTTCTAGACTTGTCAGACAACAAATTTACTGGTGTCCTTCCCATAGAAGTAGGAAATTTCATAAATCTACAAGAGTTTCATATTAATGAAAACATGTTGTTTGGTAAAATTCCTGCAAGTATTGGTAGTTGTGTAAAACTTGAAATTCTATCAATGGGAAGCAACTTCTTTCAAGGGGTCATTCCTTCATCTTTGGAATCATTAAGGGGTCTTGAAGTTTTAGATCTTTCTAAAAACAATTTCTCTAGcaatattccaaaatttttggagaGCTTTATCTTCTTGCAGTTATTGAATTTGTCTTATAACGATTTTGACGGTGAGGTACCAACAAATGGAGTTTTCAAGAACACAAGTGCAACTGTGATTGAGGGGAACGGTAAGCTTTGTGGAGGCATGCCTAAGTTTCATCTTCCTGTATGTAAATACAATAAATCCAAGAAGAGGAAGTTGACTCCTTCCTTGAAGCTAATAATCTCTATATTATCTGGCCTTCTTGGAGTAACTTTGGTAATGTTATTTTTACTTCTCCacactttaaaaagaaaaagaagagaaagtatTTTAAGTAATTCAGGAAATTTACTTTTGAATGTATCTTACCATAGTCTCCTAAAAGCTACAGATGCATTCTCCACCACTAATTTAATTGGTGTGGGTAGCTTTGGATCTGTATATAGAGGAATTCTTGATCATGACAGACGTAAAGTTGCTGTCAAGGTGCTCAACCTTTTGCAGCATGGAGCTTCAAAAAGTTTTATTGCTGAATGTGAGGCTTTGAGAAATATCAGACATCGGAATCTAGTGAAGGTACTCACAGCATGTTCAGGTGTTGACTATCAAGGTCATGATTTCAAAGCATTGGTATATGAGTTCATGACTAACGGCAACCTAGATGGGTGGTTGCATCcagtttcaagaagaaatgaggTTCCTGAAGAACAAacacatttgaattttcttcaaAGACTGAATATTGCTATTGATGTTGCAAATGCATTGGAATATCTTCATCATCGTTGCCATTCACCAATTGTTCATTGTGACCTCAAGCCTAGCAATGTTCTTCTTGATGATGAAATGACTGGACATGTTGGTGATTTTGGCTTAGCAAGGTTCCTCCATGAGGCCACCCAAGAGTGTTTTGCTAATCAATCAAGCTCTATCGGATTAAAAGGAACAGTTGGTTACGCTCCTCCAG AATATGGTATGGGAAATGAGGTATCAACTTTTGGTGATATCTATAGTTATGGTATATTATTATTGGAGATGTTCACAGGGAAAAGGCCCACTGATAACATTTTCAAAGACGACTTGAACCTTCATGATTTCGTTAGAGGAGCTTTGCCCGAACGAGTGATCAACATTGTGGATCCTATTATTCTTTTGGAAAGAGAAGATATGGAAACTAGGACAAATGACACTCACAATCAAAATCGAATAggatgtcccaaaattttggagtgcttgattttgatatttggaATTGGAGTTTCTTGTTCTATGGAATCTCCAAGAGAAAGGATGAACATTAGTGATGTTGTAGCTCAGTTGCATTTGATTAGAGACAAGCTCCTCAGAACAAGAAGACGCCGAGAAAGACTTCAATTTACAGGTAAATTGTTCATGACATAG